A genome region from Alkalimarinus coralli includes the following:
- a CDS encoding FecCD family ABC transporter permease: protein MLLSLRYCLLMVVLLLLLFVVALLVGHQTLTVPDLWLLVQGQATPLQKIVVWELRIPRNVLALLVGAALATAGAIMQGVTRNPLASPGLTGVVAGASFVIVLLVSVGSVDAHWLPVAGFVGGIGAGCLTFYLAWQGRLLPLRIVLAGVAVTALCAAISTALLLFSGAEAGDLFYWLAGGLSGRGWLQVGQSWYWIVFPMLLSFVLVQRFNLLLLDDDIARSLGMAVGRWRLLFLLLAVLMTAAVVSVAGPVGFVGLVIPHISKRLLGQQHPFWLPFTALLGALILLCADLLARLSAFPQEIPLGVITALLGGPWLLLLIRRGLA from the coding sequence ATGCTGTTATCGTTACGTTATTGTCTGTTGATGGTTGTGCTGCTATTGCTGCTGTTTGTGGTCGCATTACTGGTTGGGCATCAAACGCTGACAGTGCCTGATTTATGGCTTCTGGTGCAGGGGCAGGCAACACCGTTGCAGAAAATTGTGGTCTGGGAACTTCGTATTCCGCGTAACGTGTTGGCGTTGCTGGTTGGGGCCGCACTGGCTACGGCAGGTGCGATCATGCAGGGTGTGACCCGCAATCCACTTGCTTCGCCTGGCCTGACCGGGGTTGTTGCCGGAGCTTCGTTTGTGATTGTGCTGCTGGTAAGCGTCGGATCTGTTGATGCGCACTGGTTGCCTGTTGCTGGCTTTGTCGGGGGTATTGGTGCCGGGTGCCTAACCTTTTACTTGGCGTGGCAGGGGCGTCTGTTACCCCTGAGAATCGTTCTGGCTGGCGTTGCTGTCACCGCTTTATGTGCAGCGATAAGCACCGCTCTGTTACTGTTTTCCGGAGCGGAAGCGGGTGATCTTTTCTACTGGCTGGCAGGAGGCTTAAGTGGACGTGGCTGGTTGCAGGTCGGGCAAAGCTGGTACTGGATAGTGTTTCCAATGTTACTCAGTTTTGTTCTGGTACAACGTTTTAATCTGTTACTGCTGGACGATGACATTGCCCGTAGCCTTGGCATGGCGGTCGGGCGTTGGCGCTTGCTGTTTTTACTGCTGGCGGTCCTGATGACTGCTGCTGTTGTTAGTGTAGCGGGGCCTGTGGGCTTTGTCGGTTTGGTGATTCCTCACATCAGTAAACGTTTGCTCGGCCAGCAACATCCCTTCTGGTTACCCTTTACCGCATTGCTGGGGGCGTTGATATTACTCTGCGCGGATCTGCTGGCCCGCTTATCAGCCTTTCCCCAGGAAATTCCATTGGGCGTGATTACCGCACTACTCGGTGGCCCCTGGCTATTACTTCTGATACGACGGGGGTTAGCCTGA
- a CDS encoding ABC transporter substrate-binding protein, with translation MIINNTWIRPMRRAGLLTIGLLSCWLMAAVQAATITDDRGVVVTLPEGANRVVAISTFGSDLMLALGLKPSAVTSFGPFSRPDFLGPELTEVPVIGSRAQVNMELLSEIAPDLILAIRRYTEKNASQFESIAPYMALDLVTLSDSLRGVQLSGDILGKSAEAKELNKQFEQQLTEFKQRAPGGVSAALLVTSSETPFIYHDHFISADLLGYLNAENVGGASATPEQAMPLGYRMGLEELLEQDPDVIFLFASNKERAFTLNPIWPYLSAVRNGRVYEVGHHWKEAAGPQARSLILQEMAHRLYPDHFTLPALPAHIQSRPYH, from the coding sequence ATGATTATTAATAACACTTGGATAAGACCTATGCGCAGGGCGGGTTTGTTAACTATTGGGCTTTTGAGTTGCTGGTTAATGGCGGCCGTTCAGGCTGCCACTATCACTGATGATCGTGGAGTTGTGGTGACGCTGCCAGAGGGCGCAAACCGGGTAGTGGCGATTTCCACTTTTGGCTCTGATCTGATGTTAGCGCTGGGCTTAAAGCCATCGGCAGTCACCAGCTTTGGCCCTTTTAGCCGACCGGACTTTCTCGGACCGGAACTGACGGAAGTACCAGTGATTGGTTCCCGTGCCCAGGTCAATATGGAACTCTTATCTGAAATTGCGCCGGATCTGATTCTGGCGATTCGTCGCTACACTGAAAAAAATGCCAGCCAGTTTGAGAGTATTGCCCCATACATGGCGCTTGATCTGGTGACATTGTCGGATAGCTTGCGTGGTGTGCAACTCAGCGGTGATATTCTAGGTAAGTCAGCAGAAGCGAAAGAACTGAACAAGCAGTTTGAGCAGCAGCTGACCGAGTTTAAGCAACGGGCTCCGGGTGGCGTATCAGCTGCATTGTTGGTGACCAGCTCAGAAACGCCTTTTATTTATCACGATCATTTTATCAGTGCAGATCTGCTGGGTTATCTCAACGCTGAGAATGTAGGTGGTGCTTCGGCCACCCCTGAACAGGCTATGCCACTAGGTTATCGCATGGGTCTGGAAGAACTGCTTGAGCAAGACCCGGACGTAATTTTTCTGTTTGCGTCTAATAAAGAACGTGCTTTTACACTCAATCCAATCTGGCCTTATCTGAGTGCGGTGCGAAATGGGCGGGTTTATGAGGTTGGTCATCACTGGAAAGAGGCGGCGGGTCCGCAGGCACGTTCTCTGATCCTGCAAGAGATGGCACACCGCCTTTACCCCGACCATTTTACTCTACCGGCTTTGCCGGCACATATTCAAAGCCGCCCTTATCACTGA
- a CDS encoding fatty acyl-CoA reductase gives MGEQKLTPATCDANENPSISEASRISEAPSISEISSTSDLHGVSDNQSAFGATEHSTLEQFSVLDVLSGKKVLITGTTGFVGKVVLEKLLRDVSEIGQIYLLIRGNKQYPDAHSRFINQIANSSIFEQMQKDDPQRFDAFCEEKIHCITGEVTETNFGLNTSEYNRLVKQVDVVINSAASVNFREELDQALSINTLSLYNIAEFAKLAGGIPVLQVSTCYVNGFNQGALAEENVAPASGFISLNQNGYYDVEPLIEVLQRKIADIKACHLASGENRTGIGGSDAAEDNPNPDVLKKKLIDLGIAESNRYGWNDTYTFTKWLGEQLLRKALVGSPLTILRPAIVESTLASPVPGWIEGVKVADAILMAYAREKVTFFPGDPNGIIDIIPADLVANSIILGVAELVHDATRGASEQAHSRSHRVYQCCSGGVNPLSIREMIQLVQQEADDNYQQHPKLFYRQPKRPFVMVSKRVFSAMMNAMRLPLIAINKLSKRLGHDAQAKSLGHIDTAMNLATIFSFYSEPKYRFYNDKLVALSHRVREAERPLFPVDARLIDWGEYIRTIHIPGLNRYALKERTALQRKRVDKAQKSKAA, from the coding sequence ATGGGCGAACAAAAATTAACACCTGCTACATGTGACGCTAATGAGAATCCTAGTATTTCTGAGGCATCTCGTATTTCTGAGGCACCTAGTATTTCTGAGATATCTAGTACCTCTGACTTACACGGCGTTTCAGATAACCAAAGCGCTTTCGGTGCAACTGAGCACTCGACGCTTGAACAGTTCTCTGTTCTCGATGTGCTGTCGGGCAAAAAGGTCTTGATAACCGGAACAACCGGTTTTGTCGGTAAAGTCGTTCTTGAGAAACTACTGAGAGATGTTTCGGAAATCGGGCAAATCTACTTATTGATTCGGGGTAATAAGCAGTACCCTGATGCTCACTCACGGTTTATCAACCAGATAGCGAATTCATCGATCTTTGAACAGATGCAGAAGGACGACCCCCAGCGCTTTGACGCTTTTTGTGAAGAAAAAATACATTGCATTACGGGGGAGGTGACAGAGACAAATTTTGGTCTTAACACATCGGAGTACAACCGCCTTGTTAAGCAGGTGGATGTGGTTATTAACTCTGCTGCCAGCGTTAATTTTAGGGAGGAACTCGACCAGGCCCTTTCAATCAATACGCTGTCACTTTATAACATAGCCGAGTTTGCCAAACTGGCCGGGGGGATTCCGGTACTTCAGGTCTCTACCTGTTATGTCAATGGCTTTAATCAGGGAGCGCTAGCTGAAGAGAATGTAGCCCCCGCCAGCGGTTTTATTTCGCTTAATCAGAATGGCTATTACGATGTAGAACCATTGATTGAGGTGTTGCAAAGAAAAATTGCAGACATAAAGGCTTGCCATTTAGCCTCTGGAGAAAACCGAACAGGTATAGGTGGCAGTGACGCAGCTGAGGATAACCCAAACCCAGATGTGCTTAAGAAAAAGTTGATTGATTTGGGGATTGCAGAGTCCAATCGCTATGGTTGGAACGATACCTATACGTTCACTAAATGGTTGGGGGAGCAGTTATTACGAAAGGCCCTAGTTGGTTCGCCGTTAACTATTCTGCGCCCTGCTATTGTAGAAAGTACCTTGGCTAGCCCAGTGCCTGGCTGGATAGAGGGGGTGAAAGTGGCCGATGCGATTTTAATGGCATATGCCCGCGAAAAGGTAACCTTTTTCCCTGGAGACCCGAATGGCATTATTGACATTATTCCTGCTGACTTAGTCGCAAACAGCATTATTCTTGGTGTTGCGGAGTTGGTTCATGATGCCACCAGGGGGGCCTCAGAGCAGGCTCATAGCCGCAGTCATCGGGTTTATCAGTGTTGTAGTGGTGGAGTAAACCCTTTAAGCATTCGCGAAATGATACAACTTGTGCAACAAGAGGCTGATGACAACTACCAGCAACACCCAAAGCTATTCTATCGACAACCGAAACGCCCATTCGTGATGGTCAGCAAACGGGTGTTCTCAGCGATGATGAATGCGATGAGGTTACCCTTAATAGCCATTAATAAGCTGAGTAAACGACTGGGTCATGATGCGCAAGCCAAGTCATTAGGACATATTGACACAGCGATGAATCTTGCGACGATTTTCTCTTTTTACTCTGAGCCAAAGTATCGATTTTATAATGATAAACTCGTGGCTTTAAGTCATAGAGTGCGGGAGGCAGAGCGGCCATTATTCCCCGTTGATGCACGACTCATCGACTGGGGTGAATATATACGGACGATCCATATCCCTGGCTTAAATCGCTACGCGTTGAAAGAACGAACGGCTCTTCAGCGAAAGAGGGTTGATAAGGCGCAAAAAAGCAAAGCTGCTTGA
- a CDS encoding FecCD family ABC transporter permease has product MPGSGRALNDASWYQSLSCLIGPVLLFLLLLLGCLLLSITLGASELSWQQIMNLFTTQESDHVERVVWQLRLPRALLAAMIGIHFALSGFILQTLTRNPLADAGILGISAGASFSAVLAILGASLFVRGLEPHRQSQMILGYLPLLATAGGVAAAGLIYRLSGAARLTPLRLILTGVVLATILNALVTGALALWGHSQTEMIVEWLAGSLHGRDWQHLAVLWPWTLIGLTACILLLRPLNLLRLEDEQVLSIGLNLRVWRLIALITATLLAASAVGVAGPIGFMGLVVPYICRRLSPHDVQQQMLLCVAVGALLMMLADLLGRIIIVPYELPVGVVCALIGVPFFLYLLRRQP; this is encoded by the coding sequence ATGCCCGGATCTGGAAGAGCACTTAATGATGCTTCTTGGTATCAGTCTTTAAGCTGCCTGATAGGACCAGTTTTACTGTTTCTGCTATTATTGCTGGGCTGTTTACTGCTGAGTATAACCCTGGGAGCATCTGAACTGAGCTGGCAGCAGATTATGAACCTTTTCACTACACAGGAAAGTGATCATGTGGAACGGGTTGTCTGGCAGTTGCGCCTGCCGCGTGCGTTATTGGCGGCAATGATCGGAATACACTTTGCCTTGTCCGGTTTTATCCTGCAAACCTTAACCCGCAATCCCCTGGCTGATGCAGGTATTCTCGGTATTTCGGCGGGGGCCAGTTTCAGTGCCGTGCTGGCTATTTTAGGTGCCAGTTTGTTTGTTCGCGGATTGGAGCCTCATCGCCAGAGTCAGATGATTCTGGGCTATCTGCCGCTATTAGCTACGGCCGGTGGTGTAGCCGCAGCAGGGCTGATTTACAGGCTCAGTGGTGCCGCACGCTTAACACCGTTACGTCTGATCCTAACCGGTGTCGTGCTCGCGACGATACTCAATGCGCTTGTCACGGGGGCGTTGGCACTGTGGGGCCATTCCCAGACTGAAATGATCGTGGAATGGTTAGCGGGCAGTTTGCATGGGCGTGACTGGCAGCATCTTGCTGTACTGTGGCCCTGGACGCTGATCGGACTTACAGCCTGTATTTTATTGCTGCGGCCCTTAAACCTGTTGCGTCTTGAAGATGAGCAAGTCCTGAGCATTGGTTTGAATCTGCGCGTATGGCGTCTGATTGCTTTGATTACCGCAACCTTACTCGCCGCTAGTGCGGTGGGTGTTGCTGGTCCGATCGGTTTTATGGGGTTGGTAGTACCGTATATATGTCGGCGTTTAAGTCCACATGATGTGCAGCAGCAAATGCTGTTATGTGTGGCCGTTGGCGCTTTACTAATGATGTTAGCTGATCTGCTGGGACGCATAATAATCGTGCCTTACGAATTACCGGTAGGCGTAGTGTGCGCGCTGATCGGGGTGCCTTTTTTCCTGTACCTGTTACGGCGTCAGCCTTAG
- a CDS encoding TonB-dependent receptor: MKPSYPLKPLTAGVLVALSAMAAQAQDAVVEDSITIEGNAFTGYAAHLPTSGTKTDLPWLDVPQSVSVVTSTEMHDRGAVRVVEALQGVAGVNNTLGEGSRDQFVIRGFDSLNDLYRDGLRDDGTLQSYRSLANIERVEVVKGAAGALYGRGSAGGLINLVTKRANGDDFSRVTTQLGSDGLLVGRLDSSDSVNDQVNARMNLEFRQSDSFVDHVDSEDFFIAPTIRIKLDEQQTLDLDLEYAHQELVPYRGVPSKDGKPVDVPVNTFFGGINDYQESDSLRLALSHEMQINPQLNWVNRASWNQVELEQKGTRQGSVTGNNVAQTVNNFAYDPRTSITLQSELTWEAEDNQLLLGVDYNNIDIELLYAKDTSLSPQPIFDPVARVTPNPGFAPWRDNTTETIGVYAQNVHSFGDLSLIANLRYDQMELEQQKVGLGKEYLDDNKLSYRGGVVYRLDEDVSVYATGARSWQLPYAGIYINPTLAEFFHADLYEVGVKGYLMNDALMVNAALFRIDQEQPKTNTDGDVVDKQEVRHQGGELEIRGELNERWNVAAGYSYLQAEDKETDLKPNDVSDHLFSLWSTYQLDQQWKLGGGVKYVGARFAGNNERVELDSYTLVDLMAQYNWRQHSVQVNAKNLLDETYFLGATGGGSGLNQIGYGAPAQFQVSYSYQF, from the coding sequence ATGAAACCCAGTTACCCACTTAAGCCGTTAACGGCGGGAGTGTTAGTCGCGCTATCTGCGATGGCCGCTCAGGCGCAGGACGCTGTTGTAGAAGACAGTATAACCATCGAAGGTAATGCTTTTACCGGCTATGCAGCACATTTGCCAACTTCGGGGACAAAGACTGATTTGCCCTGGCTTGATGTTCCGCAATCAGTGTCTGTGGTGACGAGTACTGAAATGCACGACCGCGGGGCTGTGCGCGTCGTGGAAGCGCTGCAAGGTGTTGCTGGTGTGAATAACACCCTGGGTGAAGGTAGTCGTGACCAGTTTGTTATCCGTGGTTTTGATAGTCTGAATGATCTTTACCGTGATGGTTTACGAGATGACGGCACTCTGCAGTCTTATCGTAGCCTGGCGAATATTGAGCGGGTTGAAGTAGTTAAAGGAGCTGCGGGAGCACTGTACGGACGAGGCTCCGCCGGTGGTCTGATTAACCTGGTCACCAAGCGGGCGAACGGGGATGATTTTTCTCGTGTCACAACCCAGTTGGGTAGTGACGGCCTGTTGGTTGGACGCCTGGATTCTTCCGACTCCGTGAACGATCAGGTAAATGCGCGTATGAATCTGGAATTCCGTCAGAGTGACTCTTTTGTTGACCATGTGGACTCGGAAGATTTCTTCATCGCACCAACGATCCGTATCAAGCTGGACGAGCAGCAGACACTGGATCTGGATCTGGAGTATGCGCATCAGGAATTGGTGCCTTACCGTGGTGTACCTTCGAAGGATGGCAAGCCGGTAGATGTTCCCGTTAATACCTTCTTCGGTGGTATTAACGATTATCAGGAATCCGACAGCCTGCGTCTGGCGCTGAGCCATGAGATGCAGATCAATCCGCAACTAAATTGGGTGAACCGCGCATCCTGGAATCAGGTCGAGCTGGAACAAAAAGGCACTCGTCAGGGCAGTGTAACTGGAAATAACGTGGCACAAACCGTCAATAACTTTGCCTACGATCCGCGCACCTCCATAACCTTACAGTCTGAACTGACCTGGGAAGCCGAAGATAACCAGTTATTACTTGGCGTGGATTACAACAATATCGATATCGAACTGTTATATGCCAAAGATACTTCCCTGAGTCCGCAGCCTATTTTCGATCCGGTCGCCCGGGTCACGCCTAATCCGGGTTTTGCTCCCTGGCGCGATAACACCACTGAAACAATCGGTGTTTACGCACAAAATGTACACAGCTTTGGTGATCTTTCACTCATTGCCAATCTGCGATACGACCAGATGGAGCTGGAACAACAGAAGGTGGGGCTGGGCAAAGAGTATCTTGATGACAACAAGCTAAGTTACCGTGGCGGAGTAGTTTATCGTCTCGATGAAGATGTGTCAGTGTATGCAACTGGTGCGCGTTCCTGGCAGTTGCCGTATGCCGGCATTTATATTAACCCAACGCTGGCTGAGTTCTTCCATGCTGACCTCTACGAAGTGGGTGTTAAAGGCTACCTGATGAACGATGCCCTGATGGTCAATGCGGCACTGTTCCGTATCGATCAGGAGCAACCGAAAACCAATACTGATGGGGATGTGGTTGACAAACAAGAGGTGCGTCATCAGGGGGGTGAACTGGAGATTCGTGGTGAGCTGAATGAGCGCTGGAATGTAGCGGCGGGCTACAGTTACCTGCAAGCTGAAGATAAGGAAACCGACCTGAAACCCAACGACGTTTCTGATCACCTGTTTTCGCTCTGGTCTACTTATCAGCTTGACCAGCAGTGGAAATTGGGTGGTGGTGTGAAGTACGTGGGTGCGCGCTTTGCGGGTAACAATGAGCGTGTTGAGCTGGACTCATATACGCTTGTGGATCTGATGGCCCAGTACAACTGGCGCCAGCATTCGGTACAGGTAAATGCCAAAAATCTATTGGATGAAACCTACTTTCTGGGTGCAACTGGTGGTGGTTCCGGTCTGAACCAGATTGGTTACGGTGCGCCGGCGCAGTTCCAGGTGAGTTACAGCTATCAGTTCTAA
- the acs gene encoding acetate--CoA ligase, with translation MSEGKVYPVKESAKSRALVDKEQYMAMYKDSIENPDAFWGEHGKRLDWIKPYKTVKNTSYDRNNLSIKWFEDGTLNASANCLDRHLAERGDQTAIIFEGDDPSDSRHVTYRELYEETCKFANVLKSQGVQKGDVVTIYMPMIVETAVAMLACARIGAMHSVVFGGFSPEALAARVKDGGAKWVVTADQGIRGGRPVPLKRNVDAALNNPDVTTVEKVFVVKRTGGDIDWQEGRDVWFHELMAEADGDCPPTEMNAEDPLFMLYTSGSTGTPKGVLHTTGGYMVYASMTHEYVFDYQQGDIYWCTADFGWITGHSYILYGPLANGAVTVLFEGVPNYPDSSRIGKVVDKHNVNVLYTAPTAIRALMAEGDQYMKQSSRESLRLLGTVGEPINPEAWEWYYDVVGDERCPIVDTWWQTETGGILISPLPGAIDLKPGSATLPFFGVQPALVDGDGNVLEGATEGNLVITDSWPGQMRTVYGDHERFILTYFSTYPGTYFTGDGARRDEDGYYWITGRVDDVLNVSGHRMGTAEIESALVAHPHVAEAAVVGYPHDIKGQGIYVYVTLNHDTDPSDELKKELIQWVRKEIGPVASPDLIQWAPGLPKTRSGKIMRRILRKIAANEHESLGDTSTLADPSVVDDLIEYRENA, from the coding sequence ATGAGTGAAGGTAAGGTGTATCCAGTTAAAGAATCTGCAAAAAGCCGGGCACTGGTAGATAAAGAGCAATACATGGCAATGTATAAGGACTCCATTGAGAATCCTGATGCTTTTTGGGGAGAGCACGGTAAAAGACTGGACTGGATAAAGCCCTATAAAACCGTAAAAAATACCTCTTATGATCGTAACAATTTATCTATTAAATGGTTTGAAGATGGAACGCTAAATGCGAGCGCTAACTGCCTGGACCGGCACCTTGCCGAGCGAGGCGATCAAACAGCGATTATTTTTGAGGGGGATGACCCTTCAGATTCCCGCCACGTGACATATCGTGAGCTGTATGAAGAGACCTGTAAATTTGCCAATGTGCTTAAGTCGCAAGGTGTGCAAAAAGGTGATGTCGTCACGATTTATATGCCAATGATTGTAGAAACGGCGGTTGCCATGCTGGCATGCGCTCGAATTGGCGCGATGCACTCTGTGGTATTTGGTGGCTTTTCCCCAGAGGCTCTGGCTGCACGAGTTAAGGATGGCGGCGCAAAATGGGTTGTTACGGCAGATCAGGGTATACGTGGTGGCCGTCCGGTTCCGCTTAAACGAAATGTAGACGCAGCGCTAAATAACCCGGATGTAACGACTGTAGAGAAAGTGTTTGTTGTTAAACGCACAGGTGGCGATATTGATTGGCAGGAAGGTCGAGACGTCTGGTTCCATGAGTTAATGGCCGAGGCAGATGGTGACTGCCCTCCCACCGAGATGAACGCTGAAGATCCGTTGTTTATGCTTTATACCTCTGGTTCAACAGGAACGCCTAAAGGTGTGCTGCACACCACAGGGGGGTATATGGTCTATGCCTCAATGACTCATGAGTACGTGTTTGACTACCAGCAAGGCGATATCTATTGGTGTACTGCTGATTTTGGCTGGATTACCGGCCACTCCTACATTCTTTATGGGCCGCTTGCCAATGGTGCAGTTACCGTACTGTTTGAAGGTGTTCCTAACTACCCCGATAGCTCCCGTATTGGTAAAGTCGTCGACAAACACAATGTTAACGTACTCTACACTGCACCGACGGCCATTCGTGCGCTTATGGCGGAAGGTGATCAATATATGAAGCAGAGCTCACGAGAGAGCTTGCGTTTGCTTGGTACGGTGGGAGAGCCGATAAATCCAGAGGCTTGGGAGTGGTATTACGATGTTGTGGGTGATGAGCGTTGCCCCATCGTAGATACCTGGTGGCAGACTGAAACCGGAGGTATTCTGATTTCACCTCTTCCTGGCGCAATCGATCTGAAGCCAGGCTCTGCAACCTTACCGTTCTTCGGTGTACAGCCTGCACTGGTTGATGGTGATGGAAACGTGCTTGAGGGTGCAACGGAAGGTAATCTGGTTATTACCGATAGCTGGCCTGGCCAAATGAGAACGGTCTATGGCGATCATGAGCGGTTTATCCTGACGTACTTCAGTACTTACCCTGGTACGTATTTTACAGGTGACGGTGCTCGTAGAGATGAAGACGGTTATTACTGGATAACAGGTCGTGTTGATGATGTGCTTAACGTTTCAGGTCACCGCATGGGGACCGCAGAAATTGAAAGTGCGCTGGTTGCTCACCCCCATGTCGCAGAAGCGGCCGTTGTAGGCTATCCTCATGATATAAAAGGGCAGGGCATTTATGTTTATGTGACCCTGAACCATGATACTGACCCTTCTGATGAGTTGAAAAAAGAACTGATTCAGTGGGTACGTAAAGAGATTGGTCCGGTGGCTTCTCCTGACCTGATTCAGTGGGCTCCAGGCTTGCCCAAGACACGTTCTGGTAAAATTATGCGAAGAATTTTACGTAAAATTGCAGCCAATGAGCATGAAAGTCTGGGAGACACGTCGACCTTGGCAGACCCATCGGTCGTAGACGACTTGATTGAATACAGGGAAAACGCTTGA
- a CDS encoding GntR family transcriptional regulator has product MSTKSKLLTDQATQELINQLKQKIGTGAYRPGEWLKQIDIETTFNVNRFTVRSAFTELSSSGFLQHVPYKGYRVIEHSVQERIAITEARELLESAVALKVMANIDDTGMQQLQALAEGFRTAMEEEDRGQMMKHNFAFHRTFYNYCNNHYLSSMIDEMRERGVGSASQGWAKRSTIEVSCQDHFDMVSALLERNVVRLQSLIHLHLNRWREGYQDQQS; this is encoded by the coding sequence ATGAGCACAAAAAGCAAACTGCTTACTGACCAAGCCACCCAAGAGTTGATTAATCAGCTTAAGCAGAAAATTGGAACCGGCGCATACCGTCCTGGCGAATGGCTGAAACAGATTGACATTGAAACAACATTTAACGTCAACCGCTTTACAGTGCGCTCCGCTTTTACGGAACTGAGCAGCAGCGGCTTTCTGCAGCACGTTCCTTATAAAGGCTACCGTGTTATCGAGCATTCCGTGCAGGAACGTATCGCGATTACGGAGGCACGTGAATTGCTGGAAAGTGCGGTGGCGCTTAAGGTCATGGCCAATATTGACGATACCGGTATGCAGCAGTTGCAAGCGCTTGCCGAAGGGTTTCGCACGGCAATGGAAGAAGAAGATCGGGGGCAGATGATGAAGCATAACTTTGCTTTTCATCGCACCTTTTACAACTACTGCAATAACCATTACCTCTCCAGCATGATTGACGAGATGCGTGAACGTGGCGTTGGCAGTGCCAGTCAGGGCTGGGCCAAACGTTCGACAATTGAAGTCAGCTGTCAGGATCACTTTGACATGGTCAGCGCGCTGCTCGAGCGTAATGTGGTGCGCTTACAATCGCTCATTCACTTGCACCTGAATCGCTGGCGCGAAGGTTATCAGGACCAACAATCCTGA
- the tnpA gene encoding IS200/IS605 family transposase: MRDWQSQAHVKHYSKYHVVFVPKYRKKAIYGTLRRDIGGILRELCRQQDVELVEGYAMKDYIHMLPMIPPKYSVANTVGFLKGKPAIWIFRDYMQVKRNFTGRHFWARGYCVSTVGLDEKTIREYIIRLFYNL; encoded by the coding sequence ATGAGAGACTGGCAAAGCCAAGCTCATGTTAAACATTATTCCAAATATCACGTTGTATTTGTGCCGAAATATCGAAAGAAAGCTATTTATGGGACGCTACGAAGAGACATTGGTGGGATTTTACGTGAACTGTGTCGTCAGCAGGACGTAGAGCTGGTTGAAGGGTATGCGATGAAGGATTATATCCATATGTTGCCAATGATTCCGCCAAAATATAGTGTAGCGAATACGGTAGGGTTTCTGAAAGGGAAGCCAGCGATATGGATCTTTAGAGATTACATGCAGGTGAAGAGAAATTTTACTGGGCGGCATTTTTGGGCACGAGGGTATTGTGTGAGTACAGTCGGGTTAGATGAGAAAACAATCCGAGAATACATAATTCGGTTGTTCTACAATCTATAA
- a CDS encoding ABC transporter ATP-binding protein, with amino-acid sequence MSLITQHIQLGYAGNIVIDDLSVQIPQQQITALIGPNGCGKSTLLRGLAGLLEPQKGQVALQDKAMSDWSRQALALQIAMLPQKPVAPDGVLVRQLVSYGRFPYQGLLRSASREDQEVVEWAMDKTGISHYADKPVQALSGGEQQRVWIAMAIAQQATILLLDEPTTYLDWGHQLEILELLCQLNREQGLTVVMSLHDLNQAAQYSDNVIAMEQGQLIAQGTPVQVITPRLLNRVFKVRAQVVPQDNGKPYCIAQGTVSTADLAVAS; translated from the coding sequence ATGAGCTTAATAACGCAACATATTCAGCTGGGATACGCAGGTAATATCGTCATCGATGATCTCAGCGTGCAAATCCCGCAACAGCAGATTACAGCGCTGATTGGTCCCAATGGTTGCGGTAAAAGTACATTACTACGTGGCCTGGCCGGCTTGCTCGAACCACAGAAGGGGCAGGTTGCCCTTCAGGATAAAGCAATGTCCGACTGGTCGCGCCAGGCACTGGCGTTGCAGATTGCGATGCTTCCCCAGAAGCCGGTAGCACCTGATGGTGTTCTGGTTCGGCAATTAGTCAGTTATGGGCGTTTTCCCTACCAGGGGCTGTTACGCAGTGCCAGCCGTGAAGATCAGGAGGTAGTGGAATGGGCCATGGACAAAACCGGTATCTCCCATTATGCCGATAAACCGGTGCAAGCCTTATCCGGGGGGGAGCAACAGCGCGTCTGGATTGCAATGGCGATCGCACAGCAGGCAACGATTCTTTTATTGGACGAGCCCACGACCTATCTGGATTGGGGCCATCAACTGGAAATTCTTGAGCTACTGTGCCAGCTCAATCGGGAACAGGGCCTGACCGTCGTTATGTCCCTGCATGATCTGAATCAGGCTGCGCAGTACTCCGATAATGTGATTGCCATGGAACAGGGTCAGTTGATTGCACAAGGCACGCCCGTTCAGGTCATTACACCACGATTGCTGAATCGGGTATTTAAGGTGCGCGCGCAGGTTGTTCCGCAGGACAATGGCAAACCCTATTGCATCGCGCAGGGTACAGTATCTACAGCAGATCTGGCCGTTGCCAGCTAA